GTTTTGAATTGAGATGATTCTCGGTAGATCGTGCTTTTCAGCGAGCTTAAGGAGCGTCATCACCCCCCATGGGGTTTCATTCGAGACACCGATATAACGAATCTTTCCAGCTTTGATGAGCTCATTGAGCGCCTCTAGCGTTTCAATAAGTGTGACTTCCTCATTGCTTTCAGGGTAGGGGTAATTGAGCTGGCCAAAGCAATTGGTTTTCCGTTGTGGCCAGTGCAATTGGTACAAGTCGATATAGTCAGTCTTCAAGCGCGTTAAGCTGTCATCGATCGCTTGGTGAATGTTACGTCGATCTAAGCTCATATTATCGCGGATGTAAGGTACGTTACGTGGGCCTGCAACCTTGGTGGCGACAATAACTTTTTGGCGCTTGTCTGAGTGAGATAACCAGTCGCCGATATAGGACTCCGTCAATCCCTGAGTTTTTTGTTTAGGTGGGACGGGATACATCTCTGCGGTATCAATGAAATTGACGCCACGCTCAACGGCATAATCCAACTGGTCAAATGCATCTTGTTTGCTGTTCTGTTCACCAAAGGTCATGGTACCTAAACAGATTTTGCTCACTTCGAGCGAAGAATGTGGGAGCTTGTGGTATTTCATTGAGCCATCCTTGCTTGTCGTTGTTTGATTCCACTATACCCCGTTTTTATAAAAGATCTGTTCAATAAATGCGCAACTAGCCACTTATTGGCTAAACTGAGAGTTATCAGTAAAGCATTATCCACAAAAGAGAAGGAGGTGGACTATGCAAAAGCATCAGCTCGATCGATGGTTACATGGACACCACAAAGATTCTTATAAACCGCCTAGAGTGTTCGTAATTGGTTGTGCTGATATTTCACACTATCTACTTGCAGTGGAATACAAGCACAAACTTGAACCGATCAAAGAAGACGATGAGCCGATCCATTACGAGTCTTTAGACTCGGTAAAAGAAGCTCTGACCCGTCTAGGCGTCGAGAAAGCATATTTGCGACTTCATAATGCCTATGATGAGTGCGGAAGCGCTGAGATGAACCGGTATTGCGACATTGAACTGAATCTGCATTGAAAACCAGGGCAGATGTTAGACGAAATAAGTATCTAGTATGTAGCTAGTAAATTTTGCCCTGAGGTAAAAGCCTCGAGGTAGGGTTTTGATTGGCTGTCCGCTCGCACCATAAGCTTCGGTTTTAGCGCGGCTGTTGGCGGCTTTCGGGCGTATTTGTAATACCTCGCCGCTTCTGGCTGTTATTTGGTTGACCCCGCCAAGCGCGATAAGATCCATCAACTCTTCCCAGTCATTGCGCAGCAGCGTCTCTTCTTCTTCTGACGGGCTCCAGATAAGTGGAGAACCCACTCGTCTCTCTGCGACCGGAATTTCACGTTCACCTTCAACTGGCAGCCATAGCACGCGAGATAGTTTGTTTCTGATGTGACTCGTTTCCCAAGTCAAACCTGTGATGCCAGTCAAGGGCGCAACACACACAAAAGTTGATTCTAGAGGTTTACCGTTGTAGCCGACAGGAATGCTCTTTAGCTCGACACCGATTTCTGGAAAGTCTTGAACCGGCTTACTGCCAGCCGTGGCACCAAGATGCCATTCGAGAAGTTGTCCCACCCAGCCTTTATCTCGTTTGAGATTTTCAGGCACTTTCATATTTGCTTGCTCGGCAAGTTCGCCAAATGACACACCTGCGATGCTGCGAGCACGTTCGAGCAGTTCTGATTCTGTAGCTGGAGTCGTTTTCATGTTTGCTAGTACAGTTGGCTGGATAGACGAGATTGAGTTTACCACGTTAGCGTATTTGTGCTCTGTACAAAAAGAGATCACTCTGGTGGAAAGTTGATCTATTAATGACTTATCCACAGGTGGGATGGTAAATACCGGTGATTTATCGACTTCTGTATAAATAATCAGTGGTATTGTGCCTATAAAACACTTGATATATCAGGGTTTGTATGAATCTTATCAAATTCGATGTGGATAATTTAGCTTGTGGTTGATCTTTAACCGATCTGATCTCTTCGTTAATTTTTAAATCGCCAGTTCAAAAACTAATGATCAATGTTAATTTAAGTTACTGAATTTATGGTGGTAAAATTTAATTGGTGCATTATTGGCTTTTCTAGGGCTTTTATACTAAGTTGAGTTTTTCCTAGAGATCAAAGATTCTGCACACAGTTATTCACAGAAAAGGTGAATAAATGTGGTCTAGGTCTCATTGCTATGTTGATAACTGGCGTTTTGTTCGAATCTTATCCAATGGTTCTCAAAGAACTGGGAATTGTTCAAATTTACACATCCTTAAGTTTGCTCAAGTTGGGGATATGTGGAAAAATCAAGGTAATGAAAATTTAATTGAGGTTGGCCAGTGATAGATGGCGATGGTTACCGACTGAATGTTGGTATTGTAATCTGTAACAACCATGGTCAGGTCTTCTGGGCTAAACGATACGGACAACACTCATGGCAGTTCCCTCAGGGCGGTATTGACGAAGGTGAATCCCCTGAAGAGGCCATGTATCGAGAACTGTATGAAGAGGTGGGGCTCACTAAGAACGACGTCAAGGTCGTTGCGGTCAGTCGCCATTGGCTAAGATATAAGTTACCCAAGCGCTTGGTTCGCTGGGATTCGAAACCTGTCTGTATTGGGCAAAAACAGAAATGGTTTTTACTGCGTCTGGATTGTGATGAATCCAAGATCAACATGCAGCGCGGTAATACCCCTGAGTTTGATGGTTGGCGTTGGGTGAGCTATTGGTACCCAGTAAGACAAGTCGTTTCTTTTAAGCGTGATGTCTATCGCCGAGCGATGAAAGAATTTGCATCCTTGGCAATGCCGTTTAAGGAACGAAAATTTAAAGGCAAAAGAAAGCATCGAAGAGGGTAAGTATGCTATCGCAACTAAGGGATATAGTTGAGCACGTTTCAAAGGTTGAAGACGTGCATGCGGCCCTCGAGATGTTAGTACAACAAACATGTGCAGCCATGAACACCGAGTGCTGCACGATTTACCTTGCTAACAAAGATAAGCAGCGCTTAGAGTTGATGGCCACTCAAGGCCTCACCTTTGAGGGTGACACAATCCAAATCGGTTTTGATGAGGGCTTGGTGGGGTTGGTGAAGCGTACAGCAGAGCCTATCAACTTAGCCGAAGCTGCTAAACACCCTGCTTTCAAGTTTTTCCCAGAACTTGGTGAGGATGTCTACCACTCCTTCTTAGGCACACCAATTATTCATCGCAAGCAAGTACTTGGCGTATTGGTCGTGCAACAAAAAACATCCCGTCAGTTTAGTGAAATGGAAGAGTCTTTCCTTGTCACGCTGGCTGCGCAGGTTGCGGTTTTGATAGCCCACGCTATCGCTCAAGGACATGGATTCTTTGACGACAACGCAGTCCCTGTGATTAAAGGTATTGGCGCGTCATCCGGTGTGGCCATAGGCCCGATTTGGTGGGACAACACTCAGCCTGATCTTAGTGATGTTTTTCCCGCCTCTACTCTTGATGTTGCTAGAGAGCAAGAGCTTCTTTCTGTGGCGATTGAGAATGCGCTGGCCGATTTTAAGCGTATGCGTAAAAAGCTCGATCTCGAGCTGAACAAAGACGCGTTAGCCATATTCGATCTCTTTACCCACTTGCTCAACGATCCTATGTTGAGAAATGATCTCAAGGCGCAGATTCAAAAAGGCGATAAGGCCGATTGGGCCTTACGACAAGTGGTTGAGAGTTACGCTAATCGCTTTGCAAAAATGTCTGACGTCTATCTACGTGAACGTGCGCAGGATGTGAAAGAGCTTGGACAGCGCCTGCTGTTTTTCTTACATGATACTGAATACCCGATTCATGAATTTAGTGAGCCGGTGATCTTTGTCGTTCGAGAACTCACCGCCTCGATTCTCGCTTCTATCCCTAAAGAACAACTGCTCGCAGTCGTCTCTCTTGAGGGGGCTGCCAACTCGCACGCAGCGATTTTGTCGCGTGCAATGGGTATTCCTGCTGTAATGGGCGTAAACACCAACCCTGCACTGCTTAGTGGCAAGCTCGGTATCGTTGATGGGTACAGCGGTGAAATATTCCCAGACCCGAGCCATGAATTGCTCTCTGAATATCGTGAGTTGGTAACGGAAGAATCTGAGTTGTCTCAGATGGTGGAGTCAACCGCGGGGCTAGAAGCTGCTACCAAAGATGGTCAGCGTATCCAAGTGATGCTCAACGCAGGTTTGAGTGCCGATACCAGTATTTCTATTAATAAGAACGTAGACGGTGTTGGATTATATCGAACCGAGATCTCGTTCTTGCTTCAGCAGCAGTTTCCATCTGAGGAAGAGCAGCTACATCAGTATCGTTCTGTCCTGAGTGCTTATCCAAGCAAGCGAGTTGTGATGCGAACGCTAGATATTGGTGGAGATAAAGCGCTGCCGTATCTGCCAATTGATGAAGACAACCCATTTTTGGGCTGGCGTGGTATCCGCTTCACACTGGATCACCCTGATATATTCCTTATTCAGATCAGGGCGATGTTGCGCGCCAGCGTCGGCATTGATAATTTGAGTATCCTCTTGCCCATGGTGTCGTCGGTGCAAGAGTTTGATGATGCCGCGACATTGATTGAACAAGCTTATCAAGAGGTTCTCGTTGAGCACCCTAAGGTGAAGAAGCCGGAAATAGGTGTGATGATCGAAGTGCCCTCTATGCTCTACATCTTGCCGTTTATGGCTGAGCGGGTCGACTTTGTCTCGGTGGGAACCAATGATTTAACCCAGTATCTGCTAGCGGTTGATCGAAATAATGCTCAGGTTGCCGACATCTACGAAACCTTGCATCCATCCGTATTGGCAGCGATGAAACATATATTTGCAACCTGTCAGTCTTATCATCTACCTGTTTGTATTTGTGGTGAGCTTGCAGGCGATCCTATTGGTGCACTGCTGCTTGTTGGTTTGGGGTATGACACGTTAAGTATGAACACCTCAAACGTTGCTAAGGTAAAGTATTTGCTTCAACAAAGCTCGCTTGATGAGCTTAAGCAACTTGCTGACAAAGCGCTGATGCAACCTTATGGTAAAACCATCTACAATCAGATGCGCGAATACTTCGAGAATAAAGGGCTCGCGGGCTTTATTCGTGCAGGCAAATTTTAACTTTACTATTTTGGTCGTTTTGTGAATTACGAATTAATACTGCTTTTGTTGCTGCTTGGCGCTGTAGTAGGGACCATGTCTGGTCTTTTAGGGATTGGCGGTGGACTTATTGTGGTGCCCGCACTGGCGTTTTTGCTGCCGAAGTTTCACATATCCAGTGATGTGGTGATGCACATTGCGTTGGCTACTTCGCTTGCCTCTATCATTATTACCTCTGGCTCTTCTGCGCTGAATCACCTCAAATTGGGAAACGTAGATCTGTTTGTTATTAAGTGGTTGATGCCTGGTGTCGTCATCGGTGGTTTTGCTGGATCTTATGTTGCTGAGTGGATTCCCTCTCACTATCTGCCGAAAGTGTTCGCGTTTATTGTGCTTATGCTCGCCATTCAGATGTTTTTATCGATTAAGTCGCAATCCGTGCGTTCGCTGCCTTCACCTGCGGTGACGACATGTTGCGGTGCGGGTATTGGCATGATTTCCAGTCTAGCCGGGATTGGCGGTGGCTCAATGTCGGTGCCATTTTTGAGCAAACACGGTGTCGAAATGCGTAAAGCAGTAGGCTCATCCTCAGTGTGTGGTTGTGTGATTGCGATTGCCGGTATGATAGGGTTCGTGATTCATGGTGCGAAAGTGGACGGTTTACCAGAGTACAGCGTCGGCTACGTCTATTTGCCCGCGTTATTTGCGATTGCCGCGACGTCGATGATTACGACTCGTTTTGGTGCCAAGTTGGCTACGACCATGCCAACACCGAAACTAAAGAAGATTTTTGCGGTCTTTCTATTGTTCGTTGCATTCTCTATGATGTTCTAGCCCCAATTAATCAATAATTTTTAAGTGAGCGTTTTATGTCTCAGGGATATATCCAATTTCCTAATATTGACCCTGTTCTGTTTGAGTTAGGTCCTTTGTCGGTTCGCTGGTACGGTTTGATGTACCTGATTGGCTTTGCTTTTGCGCTATGGTTGGCAAATCGCCGCGCCGATAAGGCAGGCTCTGGTTGGACTCGTGAACAGGTTTCAGATCTGCTGTTTGCTGGCTTCCTTGGGGTCGTTATTGGCGGTCGCGTCGGTTACGTGCTGTTTTATGGCTTCGAAGAGTTGATGCAAGACCCGCTTTACCTGTTTAAGGTATGGACCGGTGGTATGTCATTCCACGGTGGGTTGTTGGGTGTCATCAGTGCGATGTTCTGGTATGCACGAAAAAATGGTCGCACCTTCTTTAATGTTGCTGATTTTATTGCACCGCTTGTACCATTTGGTTTAGGTATGGGGCGTTTAGGTAACTTCATGAACAGTGAACTTTGGGGACGAGTCACCGATGTGCCGTGGGCGATCATCTTTCCTAACGGTGGCCCGTTGCCGCGCCACCCATCACAACTCTATGAATTTGCCCTAGAAGGTGTGGTTCTGTTCTTC
This window of the Vibrio maritimus genome carries:
- a CDS encoding NADP(H)-dependent aldo-keto reductase, with amino-acid sequence MKYHKLPHSSLEVSKICLGTMTFGEQNSKQDAFDQLDYAVERGVNFIDTAEMYPVPPKQKTQGLTESYIGDWLSHSDKRQKVIVATKVAGPRNVPYIRDNMSLDRRNIHQAIDDSLTRLKTDYIDLYQLHWPQRKTNCFGQLNYPYPESNEEVTLIETLEALNELIKAGKIRYIGVSNETPWGVMTLLKLAEKHDLPRIISIQNPYNLLNRSFEVGLSEISHHEGVELLAYSPLAFGCLSGKYLNGQKPTGARCSLFERFVRYFTPQGIEATQAYVELAHKHGLDPAQMALAFVNQRPFVASNIIGATNLTQLKSNIDSIDVTLSNELLEELQLIGAQYSNPCP
- a CDS encoding DUF6482 family protein — encoded protein: MQKHQLDRWLHGHHKDSYKPPRVFVIGCADISHYLLAVEYKHKLEPIKEDDEPIHYESLDSVKEALTRLGVEKAYLRLHNAYDECGSAEMNRYCDIELNLH
- the mutH gene encoding DNA mismatch repair endonuclease MutH, with protein sequence MKTTPATESELLERARSIAGVSFGELAEQANMKVPENLKRDKGWVGQLLEWHLGATAGSKPVQDFPEIGVELKSIPVGYNGKPLESTFVCVAPLTGITGLTWETSHIRNKLSRVLWLPVEGEREIPVAERRVGSPLIWSPSEEEETLLRNDWEELMDLIALGGVNQITARSGEVLQIRPKAANSRAKTEAYGASGQPIKTLPRGFYLRAKFTSYILDTYFV
- the rppH gene encoding RNA pyrophosphohydrolase produces the protein MIDGDGYRLNVGIVICNNHGQVFWAKRYGQHSWQFPQGGIDEGESPEEAMYRELYEEVGLTKNDVKVVAVSRHWLRYKLPKRLVRWDSKPVCIGQKQKWFLLRLDCDESKINMQRGNTPEFDGWRWVSYWYPVRQVVSFKRDVYRRAMKEFASLAMPFKERKFKGKRKHRRG
- the ptsP gene encoding phosphoenolpyruvate--protein phosphotransferase, whose amino-acid sequence is MLSQLRDIVEHVSKVEDVHAALEMLVQQTCAAMNTECCTIYLANKDKQRLELMATQGLTFEGDTIQIGFDEGLVGLVKRTAEPINLAEAAKHPAFKFFPELGEDVYHSFLGTPIIHRKQVLGVLVVQQKTSRQFSEMEESFLVTLAAQVAVLIAHAIAQGHGFFDDNAVPVIKGIGASSGVAIGPIWWDNTQPDLSDVFPASTLDVAREQELLSVAIENALADFKRMRKKLDLELNKDALAIFDLFTHLLNDPMLRNDLKAQIQKGDKADWALRQVVESYANRFAKMSDVYLRERAQDVKELGQRLLFFLHDTEYPIHEFSEPVIFVVRELTASILASIPKEQLLAVVSLEGAANSHAAILSRAMGIPAVMGVNTNPALLSGKLGIVDGYSGEIFPDPSHELLSEYRELVTEESELSQMVESTAGLEAATKDGQRIQVMLNAGLSADTSISINKNVDGVGLYRTEISFLLQQQFPSEEEQLHQYRSVLSAYPSKRVVMRTLDIGGDKALPYLPIDEDNPFLGWRGIRFTLDHPDIFLIQIRAMLRASVGIDNLSILLPMVSSVQEFDDAATLIEQAYQEVLVEHPKVKKPEIGVMIEVPSMLYILPFMAERVDFVSVGTNDLTQYLLAVDRNNAQVADIYETLHPSVLAAMKHIFATCQSYHLPVCICGELAGDPIGALLLVGLGYDTLSMNTSNVAKVKYLLQQSSLDELKQLADKALMQPYGKTIYNQMREYFENKGLAGFIRAGKF
- a CDS encoding sulfite exporter TauE/SafE family protein, which produces MNYELILLLLLLGAVVGTMSGLLGIGGGLIVVPALAFLLPKFHISSDVVMHIALATSLASIIITSGSSALNHLKLGNVDLFVIKWLMPGVVIGGFAGSYVAEWIPSHYLPKVFAFIVLMLAIQMFLSIKSQSVRSLPSPAVTTCCGAGIGMISSLAGIGGGSMSVPFLSKHGVEMRKAVGSSSVCGCVIAIAGMIGFVIHGAKVDGLPEYSVGYVYLPALFAIAATSMITTRFGAKLATTMPTPKLKKIFAVFLLFVAFSMMF
- the lgt gene encoding prolipoprotein diacylglyceryl transferase, giving the protein MSQGYIQFPNIDPVLFELGPLSVRWYGLMYLIGFAFALWLANRRADKAGSGWTREQVSDLLFAGFLGVVIGGRVGYVLFYGFEELMQDPLYLFKVWTGGMSFHGGLLGVISAMFWYARKNGRTFFNVADFIAPLVPFGLGMGRLGNFMNSELWGRVTDVPWAIIFPNGGPLPRHPSQLYEFALEGVVLFFILNWFIRKPRPEGSVSGLFLLGYGTFRFMVEYVREPDAHLGLFGGFISMGQILSLPMVIIGALMVAWAYKVNGATTSNVSK